In Ruminococcaceae bacterium BL-6, a genomic segment contains:
- the phaA gene encoding Acetyl-CoA acetyltransferase (Evidence 2a : Function from experimental evidences in other organisms; PubMedId : 16352833, 18246303, 19016856, 28956599; Product type e : enzyme) produces the protein MEKQVVLAGAVRTAIGKMGGALSKTPATTLGALVVKEALKRAGIAPADVDEVLMGCVLQAALGQNPARQASIFAGIPQEVPALTINQVCGSGLQSVNMAASRVLAGEADVVVAGGMENMSRAPFALPNARFGYRMNDGTLVDTMIRDSLWDAFNNYHMGMTAENVAKKYGVTRQMQDEFSAWSQQKCEAAQAAGRFDAEILPVEVPLKKKETTMFKVDEGPRKGVTAESISKLPPVFLKDGTGTVTAANASGINDGAAAVIVMSAEKAKELGVKPMAKWVAGAWAGVDPAIMGIGPAFATKKVFKKTGFGINDMDVIEANEAFAAQAVAVGMELKWDPKRVNPNGGAVALGHPVGASGCRILVTLLHELQRRGGGRGLATLCVGGGMGVASIVEV, from the coding sequence ATGGAAAAACAAGTTGTATTGGCCGGTGCCGTAAGGACCGCCATCGGCAAAATGGGCGGAGCTCTTTCTAAAACACCCGCAACCACCCTTGGCGCGCTGGTGGTGAAGGAAGCTCTGAAACGGGCAGGCATCGCCCCCGCCGACGTGGATGAAGTTCTGATGGGCTGCGTGCTTCAGGCCGCTTTGGGCCAGAACCCCGCGCGTCAGGCCTCGATCTTTGCCGGAATTCCGCAGGAAGTCCCCGCGCTGACCATCAACCAGGTGTGCGGCTCCGGTTTGCAGAGCGTCAATATGGCTGCTTCCCGTGTTCTTGCCGGCGAAGCCGACGTCGTCGTTGCGGGCGGTATGGAAAACATGTCCCGTGCTCCTTTTGCTCTGCCGAATGCCCGTTTCGGCTACCGCATGAACGACGGCACGCTGGTCGACACCATGATCCGGGATTCCCTGTGGGACGCTTTCAATAATTATCATATGGGTATGACGGCGGAAAACGTCGCGAAAAAATACGGAGTCACCCGTCAGATGCAGGATGAATTTTCTGCATGGAGCCAGCAGAAATGCGAAGCCGCACAGGCCGCCGGAAGATTCGACGCCGAGATCCTGCCGGTAGAGGTTCCGCTGAAGAAAAAGGAAACCACGATGTTCAAGGTGGATGAAGGCCCCCGCAAGGGCGTGACCGCGGAGAGCATCTCCAAGCTTCCGCCGGTGTTCCTGAAAGACGGGACCGGAACCGTGACCGCGGCCAATGCCTCCGGCATCAACGACGGCGCGGCGGCGGTAATCGTCATGAGCGCGGAAAAGGCCAAAGAGCTCGGCGTAAAGCCGATGGCCAAGTGGGTCGCCGGCGCCTGGGCCGGCGTCGATCCGGCCATCATGGGCATCGGGCCGGCGTTCGCCACCAAGAAGGTCTTTAAAAAGACGGGATTCGGAATCAACGACATGGATGTCATCGAGGCCAACGAAGCGTTCGCCGCACAGGCGGTGGCCGTCGGTATGGAGCTGAAATGGGATCCCAAGCGCGTCAACCCGAACGGCGGCGCGGTCGCGCTCGGCCACCCCGTGGGCGCCTCCGGATGCCGTATCCTCGTCACCCTGCTCCACGAGCTTCAGCGCCGGGGCGGCGGACGCGGCCTTGCCACGCTGTGCGTAGGCGGCGGCATGGGCGTTGCCTCGATTGTCGAAGTCTGA
- a CDS encoding protein of unknown function (Evidence 5 : Unknown function), with amino-acid sequence MISQKQELHNAELSCIMLSEIMEKLDLTHCVWHFWTEGEKKWYKAWCVPWRY; translated from the coding sequence TTGATTTCACAAAAACAGGAATTGCATAATGCGGAATTATCTTGTATTATGTTAAGCGAAATTATGGAGAAACTAGACCTGACACATTGCGTTTGGCATTTTTGGACTGAGGGGGAGAAAAAATGGTACAAAGCCTGGTGCGTGCCATGGAGATATTAG
- a CDS encoding IclR family transcriptional regulator: protein MVQSLVRAMEILEHLRQSDKSCSLAELTRKTGLPSSTVHRILQTFCSTNYVVRDPKTHLYRLGTALIPLGMAATRRLKLRDSALPVLKNLMRMTEEDVFLIIISGYQGIVLEKVEGPNPLKVVERFGGEVDLHCGGIRRSLFAYQPDSFIESYIRHHLPHMAEHPEEKETLLRNLSRIREEGVAVSRGEYIPHAVGIGAPVFDMNDKAIASIGLIAPQSRTPPEQVKRFKELVKQHAEQLSALLGYVRNNKGISEECK, encoded by the coding sequence ATGGTACAAAGCCTGGTGCGTGCCATGGAGATATTAGAGCATTTAAGGCAGTCGGATAAATCCTGTTCTCTGGCGGAGCTCACCCGCAAGACAGGGCTTCCATCCAGCACTGTTCACAGAATATTACAGACGTTCTGCAGCACGAACTATGTGGTGCGCGACCCGAAAACACATCTTTACCGGCTTGGGACGGCGCTGATTCCCCTGGGGATGGCGGCGACCAGGCGCCTGAAACTGAGGGATTCGGCGCTTCCGGTGCTGAAAAACCTGATGCGCATGACGGAAGAAGACGTGTTTCTCATCATCATTTCCGGCTATCAGGGGATTGTGCTGGAAAAAGTGGAGGGTCCCAATCCGCTGAAAGTGGTGGAACGCTTCGGCGGCGAGGTGGACCTGCACTGCGGGGGAATCCGCCGCTCGCTTTTCGCCTATCAGCCCGACAGCTTCATAGAATCGTACATTCGCCACCACCTTCCCCATATGGCCGAGCATCCGGAGGAAAAGGAGACGCTTCTCCGGAACCTGAGCCGGATCCGGGAGGAAGGGGTGGCGGTTTCCCGCGGGGAGTATATTCCGCATGCCGTGGGGATCGGTGCGCCGGTTTTCGACATGAACGACAAGGCGATCGCATCCATCGGGCTGATCGCGCCGCAGTCTCGCACCCCCCCGGAGCAGGTGAAACGCTTTAAAGAGTTGGTAAAACAGCACGCCGAGCAGCTTTCCGCGCTGCTTGGATATGTCAGGAACAACAAGGGAATTTCGGAGGAATGCAAGTAG
- a CDS encoding conserved protein of unknown function (Evidence 4 : Unknown function but conserved in other organisms): MLTLVGVLSAIILILVIVMNSKITAIKTEMNEQIGQLKEQLAAAAAPVEDGEEEAQVFASIMGAVSEELQIPVEELTFSIRECA; this comes from the coding sequence ATGCTCACGCTGGTAGGAGTGCTGTCCGCGATCATTTTAATCCTTGTGATTGTCATGAATTCCAAAATCACGGCGATCAAGACGGAAATGAATGAACAGATCGGCCAGCTGAAGGAACAGCTTGCCGCTGCGGCCGCCCCGGTGGAAGACGGGGAGGAAGAAGCCCAGGTATTCGCGTCCATTATGGGCGCTGTCAGTGAAGAACTGCAGATTCCGGTGGAAGAACTGACTTTCAGCATTAGAGAATGTGCCTGA
- the gcdC gene encoding Glutaconyl-CoA decarboxylase subunit gamma, with the protein MKYLARVNGKLYEVDVERAPSQYQPIPRSAYTGGAPVPAPVAAPVAAPAPAPAPAPAPKAAAPAPAPAPAPKAKAPAPKLAEGDTKIDCPMPGKILDIKVSEGQSVKSGQTLLILEAMKMENEIVSPVDAVVKKVSVQKGDMVESNDPLIILG; encoded by the coding sequence ATGAAATATTTAGCTAGAGTAAACGGTAAATTGTATGAGGTGGATGTGGAGCGAGCTCCGTCCCAGTATCAGCCGATTCCCAGAAGTGCTTATACCGGCGGCGCACCTGTTCCCGCGCCGGTAGCTGCGCCTGTGGCAGCCCCGGCTCCCGCCCCGGCACCGGCCCCTGCGCCGAAAGCGGCGGCTCCCGCACCCGCCCCTGCTCCCGCCCCGAAGGCGAAGGCGCCCGCGCCTAAGCTCGCCGAAGGCGACACCAAGATCGACTGCCCGATGCCCGGCAAGATTCTGGATATCAAGGTTTCGGAAGGCCAGTCCGTCAAGTCCGGGCAGACCCTGCTGATTCTGGAAGCCATGAAGATGGAAAACGAAATCGTATCCCCTGTGGACGCGGTTGTCAAGAAGGTTTCCGTCCAGAAGGGCGATATGGTGGAATCCAACGACCCGCTGATCATTTTGGGCTGA
- the gcdA gene encoding Glutaconyl-CoA decarboxylase subunit alpha (Evidence 2a : Function from experimental evidences in other organisms; PubMedId : 8382157, 21304687, 8365476, 7607244, 12853465; Product type e : enzyme) yields MGDHGYSMPGYFQKMPTIGTADGNKNPENEAEIKKIEQEIKDKIAQVLQNGRSDESLHESGQMTAADRVEALVDKGSWCPLNSLYNPQGNKTGSTAILKGLGKIHGKWAVVVASDNKKLAGAWVPGQAENLLRASDTAKCLNIPLVYLLNCSGVKLDEQEKVYPDRRLGGTPFYRNAELNQLGIPVIVGIYGTNPAGGGYHSISPTILIAHEKANMAVGGAGIVGGMNPKGYVDEDSAKDLIEATKKAVAHAPGSVAIHYGQTGFFREAYTEERGVIEAIKKYMDDLPHYNLDFFRVDDVHDPLYDAADLYNILPMNQKRAYHVEEVLGRVFDGSEFMEYKKGYGPEVITGIAKVNGLLVGVVANYQGILMNYPEYKEKGSVGVGGKLYRQGLLKMNEFVTLCGRDRLPIVWFQDTSGIDVGDDAEKAELLGLGQSLIYSIQNSKVPQIEITLRKSSAAAHYVMGGPQGNDTNAFTIGTAATEIYVMNGETAAVAMYSRRLVKDSKAGKDLKPTIDKMNDLIKLYHDKSRPQFCTEHGFVDEIVSLTDIRKYVVAFAEAVYQNPTSICPFHQMVLPRTIRDYDNLNLKG; encoded by the coding sequence ATGGGAGATCATGGCTACTCGATGCCTGGTTATTTTCAGAAGATGCCCACGATTGGAACGGCAGATGGAAATAAAAACCCCGAGAACGAGGCTGAAATTAAAAAGATAGAACAGGAAATCAAAGATAAGATCGCGCAGGTCCTTCAAAACGGCCGCTCTGACGAATCGCTGCACGAATCCGGACAGATGACGGCGGCCGACAGGGTGGAGGCATTGGTGGACAAGGGCAGCTGGTGCCCGCTGAACAGCCTTTACAACCCGCAGGGGAATAAAACCGGCAGCACCGCCATTCTCAAAGGCCTTGGCAAAATCCACGGCAAATGGGCGGTCGTCGTCGCATCCGACAACAAAAAGCTGGCCGGCGCATGGGTGCCCGGCCAGGCCGAAAACCTGCTGCGCGCTTCCGACACGGCCAAATGCCTGAACATTCCGCTTGTCTATCTGCTTAACTGCAGCGGCGTCAAGCTCGACGAGCAGGAAAAAGTGTATCCGGACCGCCGCCTGGGCGGCACGCCGTTCTACCGCAACGCGGAGCTGAATCAGCTCGGTATTCCGGTGATCGTCGGCATTTACGGAACGAACCCGGCCGGCGGCGGATATCACAGCATCAGCCCCACGATCCTGATCGCCCATGAAAAAGCGAACATGGCAGTCGGCGGCGCCGGAATCGTCGGCGGCATGAACCCGAAGGGCTATGTCGACGAGGACTCCGCGAAGGATCTGATCGAAGCGACCAAAAAGGCGGTCGCGCACGCGCCCGGCTCCGTTGCGATCCACTACGGCCAGACCGGCTTCTTCCGCGAGGCCTATACCGAGGAGAGAGGCGTGATCGAGGCCATCAAGAAATACATGGATGACCTGCCGCATTACAACCTCGACTTCTTCCGCGTGGATGATGTGCATGATCCGCTGTACGACGCGGCCGACCTTTACAATATCCTGCCGATGAACCAGAAGCGCGCCTATCATGTCGAGGAAGTTCTGGGACGCGTCTTTGACGGCAGCGAATTTATGGAATATAAGAAGGGCTACGGCCCGGAAGTCATCACCGGCATCGCGAAGGTGAACGGACTTCTGGTGGGCGTGGTCGCCAACTATCAGGGCATTCTGATGAACTACCCCGAATATAAGGAAAAAGGCTCCGTCGGCGTGGGCGGCAAGCTGTACCGGCAGGGCCTGCTGAAGATGAACGAATTCGTCACCCTGTGCGGCAGGGACCGCCTGCCGATCGTGTGGTTCCAGGATACGAGCGGAATCGACGTCGGCGACGATGCGGAAAAGGCGGAGCTGCTCGGCCTCGGCCAGTCGCTGATCTATTCGATCCAGAACTCGAAGGTCCCGCAGATCGAGATCACGCTCAGAAAGAGCAGCGCGGCGGCCCACTATGTCATGGGCGGCCCACAGGGCAACGATACCAACGCCTTTACGATCGGCACCGCGGCCACCGAGATCTACGTCATGAACGGCGAGACGGCGGCTGTCGCCATGTACTCCCGCAGGCTGGTCAAGGATTCCAAAGCGGGCAAGGACCTGAAGCCCACCATCGACAAGATGAACGATCTGATCAAGCTCTATCATGACAAATCCCGCCCGCAGTTCTGCACGGAGCACGGCTTTGTCGACGAGATCGTCAGCCTGACGGACATCAGGAAATATGTTGTGGCGTTTGCTGAGGCCGTTTATCAGAATCCGACCTCCATCTGCCCGTTCCATCAGATGGTTCTGCCCCGCACGATCCGCGATTACGACAACCTGAACCTGAAGGGCTGA
- the cat2 gene encoding 4-hydroxybutyrate coenzyme A transferase (Evidence 2a : Function from experimental evidences in other organisms; PubMedId : 18218779, 8550525; Product type e : enzyme), whose protein sequence is MNWKELYAQRKMSADEAISHIKSGDRVATPNGAGAPVYLYDTLVRHAGELEDVEITHMVPLAPAPYAQPGMEKHFRHNSIFAGPPTKDTIRAGHGDYTPCFFYKIPELFDTTMPLDVAIIHVSRPDRHGYCSLGVTVDYSKHAAETAKLVIAQVNQYMPRTLGDCFIHVSNIDCIVEHDEPILELPRPKITDAEKKIGENCAELIRDGDTLQLGIGAIPDAVLLFMKDKKDLGIHTEMFSDGVVELVEAGVINNSRKTLHRGQSVATFLMGTRRLYDYVDDNPAVGMYPVTYVNDPAVIGQNDNLVSINSCVQVDFLGQVVSECVGPTQISGVGGQVDFIRGAAISRGGRSIIAMTSTAGHGKISKIVPFIDQWAAVTTARNDVQYVVTEYGIAELRGHTMRDRARSLIRIAHPDFRGALIEEFEKRFHAKF, encoded by the coding sequence ATGAATTGGAAAGAACTGTATGCGCAGAGGAAGATGTCCGCCGACGAAGCGATCTCGCATATCAAATCCGGTGACAGGGTGGCCACCCCCAACGGGGCGGGCGCTCCTGTTTATTTGTACGACACATTGGTGCGGCATGCGGGCGAGCTGGAGGATGTGGAGATCACCCACATGGTTCCGCTTGCCCCCGCGCCTTACGCACAGCCGGGAATGGAAAAGCACTTCCGCCACAACTCCATTTTCGCGGGTCCTCCGACAAAGGACACCATCCGGGCCGGCCACGGGGATTATACCCCTTGCTTCTTCTATAAGATTCCGGAGCTTTTCGATACCACTATGCCGCTTGACGTGGCGATCATCCATGTCTCCAGGCCGGATCGGCACGGCTACTGCAGCCTGGGCGTTACCGTCGACTATTCCAAGCATGCCGCGGAAACGGCCAAACTGGTGATCGCGCAGGTCAACCAATACATGCCGCGTACGCTCGGGGACTGCTTTATCCATGTGAGCAACATCGACTGTATCGTGGAGCACGACGAGCCGATTCTGGAGCTTCCGCGCCCCAAAATCACGGATGCCGAAAAGAAGATCGGGGAAAACTGCGCGGAGCTGATCAGGGATGGCGACACCCTCCAGCTGGGGATCGGCGCGATTCCCGATGCCGTCCTTTTGTTTATGAAGGACAAGAAGGACCTGGGGATCCATACGGAGATGTTCTCCGACGGAGTGGTGGAGCTGGTCGAAGCCGGCGTCATCAACAACAGCAGAAAGACGCTGCACCGCGGCCAGAGCGTGGCGACGTTCCTGATGGGGACGCGGCGCCTTTACGATTACGTCGATGACAACCCCGCCGTCGGCATGTATCCGGTCACCTATGTCAACGACCCCGCGGTGATCGGCCAGAACGACAACCTGGTTTCCATCAATTCCTGCGTGCAGGTCGATTTCCTGGGCCAGGTCGTTTCGGAATGCGTCGGACCCACACAGATCAGCGGCGTGGGCGGCCAGGTGGATTTCATCCGCGGCGCGGCGATCAGCCGCGGCGGGCGCTCCATCATCGCCATGACCTCGACGGCGGGCCATGGGAAAATTTCTAAGATCGTGCCGTTTATCGACCAATGGGCGGCGGTCACGACCGCGCGCAACGACGTGCAGTATGTCGTGACGGAATACGGTATCGCCGAGCTGCGCGGCCATACCATGCGCGACAGGGCGAGAAGCCTGATCCGGATTGCCCATCCGGATTTCCGCGGCGCCCTGATCGAGGAATTCGAAAAACGGTTCCACGCAAAATTTTGA
- the ldeF gene encoding methylglutaconyl-CoA hydratase (Evidence 2b : Function from indirect experimental evidences (e.g. phenotypes); PubMedId : 19935659; Product type e : enzyme), whose translation MSLVSFESKQDNKIGVITIRRPQALNALNTQVLSDLKQALEEAEKSKVRCLIITGEGEKAFVAGADIGEMKDLTREKAKEFSLTGNRVYHQVESLSAPVIAAVNGYALGGGCELALACDIRIASEKAVFALPETGLGITPGWGGMQKLIRAVGPGRAKEMVFTTHRLKAQDALRAGLVNEVYPAEELMAKCEELALSIAGNAPVAVQAAKRVMNEATGFGLWEAESLEAGYFASCFETADQRQAMGAFVEKRKPEPFVGK comes from the coding sequence ATGAGTCTGGTCTCTTTTGAATCAAAGCAGGACAACAAAATCGGGGTCATCACGATCCGGCGCCCGCAGGCGCTCAACGCATTGAACACCCAGGTGCTTTCCGACCTGAAGCAGGCGCTGGAGGAAGCTGAAAAAAGCAAAGTCCGCTGCCTGATCATCACCGGGGAAGGCGAAAAGGCGTTCGTTGCGGGGGCCGATATCGGCGAAATGAAGGATCTCACCCGCGAAAAGGCGAAGGAATTCAGCCTGACCGGAAACCGGGTCTACCATCAGGTGGAGTCCCTTTCCGCGCCTGTGATCGCGGCGGTGAACGGGTATGCCCTTGGCGGCGGGTGCGAGCTTGCGCTTGCGTGCGATATCCGCATCGCCTCGGAAAAGGCGGTGTTCGCGCTCCCCGAAACGGGGCTGGGCATCACGCCGGGCTGGGGCGGCATGCAGAAGCTGATCCGGGCGGTCGGCCCGGGACGCGCCAAGGAAATGGTGTTCACCACGCACCGGCTGAAGGCGCAGGACGCCCTTCGCGCCGGCCTTGTCAACGAGGTGTACCCCGCGGAAGAACTGATGGCAAAATGTGAGGAGCTTGCGCTTTCCATCGCGGGGAATGCCCCGGTGGCGGTGCAGGCGGCCAAGCGCGTGATGAACGAGGCCACGGGGTTCGGCCTTTGGGAAGCCGAATCTCTGGAAGCCGGCTATTTCGCGTCTTGTTTTGAAACAGCCGACCAGCGGCAGGCGATGGGTGCTTTTGTCGAAAAGCGCAAACCGGAGCCTTTCGTTGGAAAATAA
- the bcd gene encoding Acyl-CoA dehydrogenase, short-chain specific (Evidence 2a : Function from experimental evidences in other organisms; PubMedId : 17189250, 21398533; Product type e : enzyme), with product MNFELSNEQQMARELFQSFAEKEVKPLAQEIDEQERFPSESVEKMQKYGFFGIPIPKEYGGQGCDVLTYILCVEELSKVCATTGVVVAAHTSLASDPILKFGTEEQKKKYLVPLATGKAIGAFGLTEPNAGTDASGQQTKAVLEGDHYVLNGSKIFITNGGKADIYVIFAMTDRSKGVKGISAFIVEKSFPGFSIGKKELKMGIRGSSTTELVFENCIIPKENLLGQEGKGFNIAMATLDGGRISIAAQALGIAEGALDETVKYVKERKQFGRSIAAFQNTQFRIADMKARIDAAQLLVYRAALAKQKGGRFSVEAACAKLFAAETAMAVTTECVQLFGGYGYTRDYPMERMMRDAKITEIYEGTSEVQRMVISGALLK from the coding sequence ATGAATTTTGAACTGAGTAATGAGCAGCAAATGGCTCGGGAACTGTTCCAGAGCTTTGCAGAAAAGGAAGTCAAACCTTTGGCTCAGGAAATCGACGAACAGGAACGCTTTCCGTCGGAATCGGTCGAGAAGATGCAGAAATACGGCTTCTTCGGAATTCCGATCCCGAAGGAATACGGCGGCCAGGGCTGCGATGTTCTGACCTATATCCTGTGCGTGGAAGAACTCTCGAAGGTCTGCGCGACCACGGGCGTCGTTGTCGCCGCCCATACGTCGCTCGCCAGCGACCCGATCCTGAAGTTCGGCACGGAAGAGCAGAAGAAGAAATACCTTGTCCCGCTGGCAACCGGCAAGGCTATCGGCGCTTTCGGGCTGACCGAGCCGAACGCGGGAACGGATGCTTCCGGACAGCAGACAAAGGCGGTTCTCGAGGGCGACCATTATGTGCTCAACGGCAGCAAGATTTTTATCACGAACGGCGGCAAGGCCGACATCTATGTCATCTTTGCCATGACCGACAGGAGCAAGGGCGTGAAGGGGATTTCGGCGTTTATCGTCGAAAAGAGCTTCCCGGGCTTCAGCATCGGCAAAAAAGAGCTTAAAATGGGGATCCGCGGTTCTTCCACCACCGAGCTGGTGTTCGAGAACTGCATCATCCCGAAGGAAAACCTGCTCGGCCAGGAGGGCAAGGGCTTCAACATCGCCATGGCCACGCTGGACGGCGGACGCATCAGCATCGCCGCGCAGGCCCTCGGCATTGCGGAAGGCGCTTTGGACGAGACCGTCAAATACGTAAAGGAAAGAAAGCAGTTCGGACGTTCCATTGCTGCTTTCCAGAACACTCAGTTCAGAATTGCAGATATGAAGGCAAGAATTGACGCGGCGCAGCTTCTGGTTTACCGTGCCGCCCTCGCCAAACAGAAAGGCGGCCGGTTCTCTGTGGAAGCGGCCTGCGCGAAACTGTTTGCTGCGGAAACCGCCATGGCGGTCACCACCGAGTGCGTACAGCTCTTCGGCGGCTACGGCTACACCAGGGATTATCCCATGGAGCGCATGATGCGCGACGCGAAGATCACCGAAATTTATGAAGGCACCAGTGAAGTGCAGCGCATGGTCATTTCCGGTGCGCTTTTGAAATAG
- the etfB gene encoding Electron transfer flavoprotein subunit beta (Evidence 2a : Function from experimental evidences in other organisms; PubMedId : 8655474, 11466286; Product type e : enzyme), with protein MNIIVSIKQVPDTNEVKLDQTTGTLIREGVPSIINPDDKAGLEAALRLKDQYGAHVTVLSMGPPQASVALREALAMGADEAILVTDRKFGGADTWATSSTLAAAISKLDYDLIITGRQAIDGDTAQVGPQIAEHLSLPNVSYAEEIWLEGDSIKVKRQYEDRYHIVRVKMPCLVTALSELNEPRYMTPGGIFDAWQKDITEWHRDDLKIDDSNIGLKGSPTRVKKSFTKAVKGKGTVVTMDSQESANWLADRLHDKFIL; from the coding sequence GTGAACATTATTGTCAGTATCAAACAAGTCCCCGATACGAACGAGGTAAAGCTGGATCAGACCACCGGCACTTTGATTCGCGAAGGGGTTCCGAGTATCATTAACCCTGACGACAAAGCGGGGCTGGAAGCCGCGCTTCGGCTGAAGGACCAGTACGGCGCGCATGTCACCGTGCTTTCGATGGGCCCGCCGCAGGCGAGCGTCGCGCTCCGCGAGGCGCTGGCGATGGGCGCGGATGAAGCGATTCTGGTAACCGACCGCAAATTCGGCGGCGCGGATACCTGGGCAACTTCCTCCACCCTTGCCGCGGCGATTTCCAAACTCGATTACGACCTGATCATCACCGGCCGCCAGGCGATCGACGGCGATACGGCCCAGGTGGGCCCGCAGATTGCAGAGCATCTTTCTCTGCCCAATGTCAGCTATGCCGAAGAGATTTGGCTGGAGGGCGATTCCATCAAAGTAAAGCGCCAGTATGAAGACCGCTACCACATTGTCCGGGTCAAAATGCCCTGCCTGGTCACCGCGCTCAGCGAGCTGAACGAGCCCCGCTACATGACCCCGGGCGGGATTTTCGACGCATGGCAGAAGGACATCACCGAGTGGCACAGGGACGACCTTAAGATCGACGACAGCAACATCGGCCTGAAGGGCTCGCCCACCCGCGTGAAAAAATCCTTTACCAAGGCGGTCAAGGGCAAGGGCACGGTCGTCACGATGGATTCGCAGGAATCTGCAAACTGGCTGGCCGACCGTTTGCATGACAAATTCATTCTGTAG
- the etfA gene encoding electron transfer flavoprotein (alpha subunit) (Evidence 2a : Function from experimental evidences in other organisms; PubMedId : 17189250, 20059546, 21398533; Product type e : enzyme): MWKVVRKMNKEDYKGIFVFAQQVDGKLENVSYELIGKSKALAKDLGCEVTAMLLGHNVEPLCKQLAKYGADRVILADDPALEVYTTEPYAYVITEIIKKYKPEIALYGATAIGRDLAPRISARIHTGLTADCTGLEIEEETKNLLMTRPAFGGNIMATIACADFRPQMATVRPGVMQRQSPNEGAACKVERFSLPDVASHVNVEVLEVIKKVSTKMDIQDATVLVSGGRGMGGPENFGMLEELADALGGTISSSRASVDAGWVEKDRQVGQTGKTVRPNLYIACGISGAIQHLAGMEDSDVIIAINKDPSAPIFEVADYGVVGDALKIVPLLTEQVKKSQAEKKNA; this comes from the coding sequence GTGTGGAAAGTGGTGAGAAAGATGAATAAAGAGGATTATAAAGGCATTTTTGTGTTCGCCCAGCAGGTGGACGGCAAACTGGAGAACGTTTCTTATGAGCTGATCGGCAAGAGCAAGGCGCTTGCGAAAGACCTCGGCTGCGAGGTGACGGCGATGCTTTTGGGGCACAATGTGGAGCCCCTGTGCAAGCAGCTCGCCAAATACGGCGCGGACCGCGTGATCCTTGCGGATGACCCGGCGCTGGAGGTTTATACGACGGAGCCGTATGCCTATGTGATTACCGAAATCATCAAGAAATACAAGCCTGAAATCGCGCTGTACGGTGCGACCGCCATCGGCCGTGACCTGGCTCCCCGCATCTCCGCTAGAATCCACACCGGACTGACCGCGGACTGCACCGGGCTGGAAATCGAAGAGGAAACGAAGAATCTGCTGATGACCCGCCCGGCGTTCGGCGGGAACATCATGGCCACCATCGCCTGCGCGGATTTCCGCCCCCAGATGGCGACGGTGCGCCCCGGCGTCATGCAGCGCCAGAGCCCCAATGAGGGCGCGGCCTGCAAGGTGGAGCGCTTCTCTCTGCCCGACGTTGCCAGCCACGTCAACGTCGAGGTGCTGGAAGTCATCAAAAAGGTCAGCACCAAAATGGATATTCAGGATGCGACGGTGCTGGTTTCCGGCGGCAGAGGAATGGGCGGCCCCGAGAACTTCGGCATGCTGGAAGAGCTGGCCGACGCGCTCGGCGGCACGATCTCCTCTTCCCGTGCGTCGGTCGACGCCGGATGGGTGGAAAAAGACCGTCAGGTGGGCCAGACCGGCAAAACGGTGCGCCCCAACCTTTATATCGCATGCGGCATTTCGGGCGCCATCCAGCATCTGGCCGGCATGGAGGATTCCGACGTCATCATCGCAATCAACAAAGACCCGTCCGCGCCTATCTTTGAAGTGGCGGATTACGGCGTCGTGGGCGATGCCCTCAAGATCGTTCCCCTGCTGACCGAGCAGGTGAAAAAATCCCAGGCGGAAAAGAAAAACGCCTGA